Proteins encoded together in one Telopea speciosissima isolate NSW1024214 ecotype Mountain lineage chromosome 6, Tspe_v1, whole genome shotgun sequence window:
- the LOC122666192 gene encoding probable serine/threonine-protein kinase DDB_G0282963 isoform X2, protein MADGESRAGLYRVLLNRFRDLEVSHAKLREQFQLLLGETQEEQRKRRGEERSSSSSDSSGFDHLPGFLLSKTPYRNVLESMGHAVHVCRISSGDIIYWNRSAEKLYGWKDYEVLGRRASDLLIREENYASLKKIMEGLSTGRSWSGQFPFKKRSGEKFMAIVTESPLYEDGELVGVITVSSDAALFSNIYSEKVRTYLDRAHGQPREQGLNMKKIQWQPQPHISLVPQNASSVTNLTSKVFSLGRGEDACVSTVKEEPALHTEDLESVKTGKPEDKLFERGADVTVREDYGNVAEHGSNSMTSVLSITSNPLRVPETAIDHCTVGVDNKNVEPNNNPSVTSWLESCKCSGVSRTGIPLPRLGLEWKGKEQIQPDTVNCEALESEGTTKEPEVLPSSTFLSSGESVASSHASLSTNEDKESTSMIDWEINWEDLHLGEEIGQGSFGVVYRGIWNGSDVALKVYFANEYHEGILLDYKKEIGIMLRLRHPNVLLFMGAVYSPERLAIVTEFLPRGSLFKTLQRNNLSLDMRRRLRMALDVARGMNYLHNRNPPIVHRDLKSSNLLVDKNWTVKVGDFGLSKLKDATFLTAKSGGGTPQWMAPEVLRNEPSDEKSDVFSFGVILWELMTESIPWAHLNSLQVVGVVGFMDRRLDIPEGLDPRVSSIIHDCWQSDPDCRPSFKDIIIRTRELIQRAATVS, encoded by the exons ATGGCTGACGGAGAATCTCGTGCTGGTCTCTATCGAGTTTTGTTAAATCGATTTCGAGACTTGGAGGTGAGTCACGCGAAGCTCAGAGAGCAGTTCCAATTGTTGTTAGGAGAGACTCAAGAAGAGCagaggaaaagaagaggtgaagaaaggtcttcatcatcatcggaTTCCTCTGGTTTTGATCATCTTCCAGGTTTCTTATTGTCGAAAACTCCTTACCGAAACGTGTTGGAGTCCATGGGACATGCTGTCCATGTCTGCAGGATTTCTTCTGGGGATATCATTTACTG GAATCGTTCTGCTGAGAAACTCTATGGATGGAAGGACTATGAAGTACTTGGGCGAAGAGCTAGTGATCTGCTTATCAGGGAAGAAAACTATGCATCCCTCAAGAAAATCATGGAAGGATTGAGCACTGGTCGATCATGGTCAGGTCAGTTTCCTTTTAAGAAGAGGTCCGGTGAGAAATTTATGGCGATAGTGACAGAAAGCCCTTTATATGAGGATGGTGAGCTTGTTGGTGTTATTACTGTCTCAAGTGATGCAGCTTTATTTAGTAATATATACTCGGAAAAAGTAAGAACATATCTGGATCGTGCCCATGGCCAACCTAGAGAACAGGGGTTAAACATGAAAAAGATTCAGTGGCAACCACAACCGCACATTTCACTGGTGCCACAAAATGCATCGTCTGTTACAAATCTG ACCTCAAAAGTCTTCTCACTTGGACGTGGAGAAGATGCTTGTGTGAGTACTGTCAAAGAAGAACCAGCGTTACATACTGAAGACTTGGAATCAGTAAAAACTGGAAAGCCA GAAGATAAGTTATTTGAACGGGGAGCCGATGTTACTGTACGAGAAGATTATGGGAATGTTGCAGAACATGGTTCAAATTCTATGACCAGTGTGCTGTCAATTACTTCGAACCCCCTAAGAGTTCCAGAAACTGCTATAGATCACTGCACTGTTGGTGTGGACAACAAGAACGTAGAACCTA ACAATAATCCTTCTGTGACCTCTTGGTTGGAGAGTTGCAAGTGTTCTGGGGTGTCCAGAACTGGAATTCCATTGCCTCGATTAGGCCTTGAATGGAAGGGAAAGGAGCAGATACAACCCGATACAGTGAACTGTGAAGCTTTAGAGTCAGAAGGTACAACAAAAGAGCCAGAAGTGTTGCCATCTTCAACTTTTCTGAGTTCAGGGGAGAGTGTTGCTAGTAGCCATGCGAGTTTATCAACAAATGAAGATAAAGAATCAACCTCGATGATCGACTGGGAGATTAATTGGGAAGACCTGCATTTAGGGGAAGAAATTGGGCAAG GTTCATTCGGTGTTGTATATCGAGGAATTTGGAATGGATCG gATGTTGCTCTAAAAGTTTACTTTGCCAATGAATATCATGAGGGAATTTTATTGGATTACAAAAAAGAG ATTGGTATAATGCTAAGACTGAGACATCCAAATGTATTGCTGTTCATGGGGGCAGTGTATTCCCCTGAACGGCTTGCTATAGTGACAGAGTTCTTACCCAG GGGAAGCCTATTTAAAACGTTACAGAGGAACAATCTGTCATTGGATATGAGACGGCGTTTGAGGATGGCACTTGATGTT GCCCGGGGTATGAACTATTTGCATAACCGGAATCCTCCAATAGTTCATAGAGACCTGAAATCTTCAAATTTACTTGTTGACAAAAACTGGACAGTCAAG GTTGGAGATTTTGGCCTATCAAAGTTGAAGGATGCTACCTTCTTAACCGCAAAATCTGGAGGAGGGACA CCCCAGTGGATGGCACCTGAAGTGCTCCGGAATGAACCTTCGGATGAAAA GTCCGATGTGTTCAGCTTCGGTGTCATTCTATGGGAATTAATGACTGAATCCATTCCATGGGCTCACTTAAACTCTTTGCAG GTTGTTGGTGTTGTAGGTTTCATGGATCGTCGGTTAGACATACCAGAAGGCCTTGATCCCCGAGTCTCATCCATCATCCATGATTGCTGGCAAAG TGACCCTGACTGCCGGCCTTCCTTTAAAGACATAATTATTAGAACAAGGGAGCTGATTCAGAGAGCTGCAACAGTGTCTTGA
- the LOC122666192 gene encoding dual specificity protein kinase shkD-like isoform X3, which yields MADGESRAGLYRVLLNRFRDLEVSHAKLREQFQLLLGETQEEQRKRRGEERSSSSSDSSGFDHLPGFLLSKTPYRNVLESMGHAVHVCRISSGDIIYWNRSAEKLYGWKDYEVLGRRASDLLIREENYASLKKIMEGLSTGRSWSGQFPFKKRSGEKFMAIVTESPLYEDGELVGVITVSSDAALFSNIYSEKVRTYLDRAHGQPREQGLNMKKIQWQPQPHISLVPQNASSVTNLTSKVFSLGRGEDACVSTVKEEPALHTEDLESVKTGKPEDKLFERGADVTVREDYGNVAEHGSNSMTSVLSITSNPLRVPETAIDHCTVGVDNKNVEPSKSNSVYAVKSLYSNGHRINSSFEECSSTTDNNPSVTSWLESCKCSGVSRTGIPLPRLGLEWKGKEQIQPDTVNCEALESEGSFGVVYRGIWNGSDVALKVYFANEYHEGILLDYKKEIGIMLRLRHPNVLLFMGAVYSPERLAIVTEFLPRGSLFKTLQRNNLSLDMRRRLRMALDVARGMNYLHNRNPPIVHRDLKSSNLLVDKNWTVKVGDFGLSKLKDATFLTAKSGGGTPQWMAPEVLRNEPSDEKSDVFSFGVILWELMTESIPWAHLNSLQVVGVVGFMDRRLDIPEGLDPRVSSIIHDCWQSDPDCRPSFKDIIIRTRELIQRAATVS from the exons ATGGCTGACGGAGAATCTCGTGCTGGTCTCTATCGAGTTTTGTTAAATCGATTTCGAGACTTGGAGGTGAGTCACGCGAAGCTCAGAGAGCAGTTCCAATTGTTGTTAGGAGAGACTCAAGAAGAGCagaggaaaagaagaggtgaagaaaggtcttcatcatcatcggaTTCCTCTGGTTTTGATCATCTTCCAGGTTTCTTATTGTCGAAAACTCCTTACCGAAACGTGTTGGAGTCCATGGGACATGCTGTCCATGTCTGCAGGATTTCTTCTGGGGATATCATTTACTG GAATCGTTCTGCTGAGAAACTCTATGGATGGAAGGACTATGAAGTACTTGGGCGAAGAGCTAGTGATCTGCTTATCAGGGAAGAAAACTATGCATCCCTCAAGAAAATCATGGAAGGATTGAGCACTGGTCGATCATGGTCAGGTCAGTTTCCTTTTAAGAAGAGGTCCGGTGAGAAATTTATGGCGATAGTGACAGAAAGCCCTTTATATGAGGATGGTGAGCTTGTTGGTGTTATTACTGTCTCAAGTGATGCAGCTTTATTTAGTAATATATACTCGGAAAAAGTAAGAACATATCTGGATCGTGCCCATGGCCAACCTAGAGAACAGGGGTTAAACATGAAAAAGATTCAGTGGCAACCACAACCGCACATTTCACTGGTGCCACAAAATGCATCGTCTGTTACAAATCTG ACCTCAAAAGTCTTCTCACTTGGACGTGGAGAAGATGCTTGTGTGAGTACTGTCAAAGAAGAACCAGCGTTACATACTGAAGACTTGGAATCAGTAAAAACTGGAAAGCCA GAAGATAAGTTATTTGAACGGGGAGCCGATGTTACTGTACGAGAAGATTATGGGAATGTTGCAGAACATGGTTCAAATTCTATGACCAGTGTGCTGTCAATTACTTCGAACCCCCTAAGAGTTCCAGAAACTGCTATAGATCACTGCACTGTTGGTGTGGACAACAAGAACGTAGAACCTAGTAAGAGCAATTCTGTTTATGCTGTTAAAAGTCTATATTCAAATGGCCACAGGATTAATAGTTCTTTTGAGGAATGTTCCTCCACCACAGACAATAATCCTTCTGTGACCTCTTGGTTGGAGAGTTGCAAGTGTTCTGGGGTGTCCAGAACTGGAATTCCATTGCCTCGATTAGGCCTTGAATGGAAGGGAAAGGAGCAGATACAACCCGATACAGTGAACTGTGAAGCTTTAGAGTCAGAAG GTTCATTCGGTGTTGTATATCGAGGAATTTGGAATGGATCG gATGTTGCTCTAAAAGTTTACTTTGCCAATGAATATCATGAGGGAATTTTATTGGATTACAAAAAAGAG ATTGGTATAATGCTAAGACTGAGACATCCAAATGTATTGCTGTTCATGGGGGCAGTGTATTCCCCTGAACGGCTTGCTATAGTGACAGAGTTCTTACCCAG GGGAAGCCTATTTAAAACGTTACAGAGGAACAATCTGTCATTGGATATGAGACGGCGTTTGAGGATGGCACTTGATGTT GCCCGGGGTATGAACTATTTGCATAACCGGAATCCTCCAATAGTTCATAGAGACCTGAAATCTTCAAATTTACTTGTTGACAAAAACTGGACAGTCAAG GTTGGAGATTTTGGCCTATCAAAGTTGAAGGATGCTACCTTCTTAACCGCAAAATCTGGAGGAGGGACA CCCCAGTGGATGGCACCTGAAGTGCTCCGGAATGAACCTTCGGATGAAAA GTCCGATGTGTTCAGCTTCGGTGTCATTCTATGGGAATTAATGACTGAATCCATTCCATGGGCTCACTTAAACTCTTTGCAG GTTGTTGGTGTTGTAGGTTTCATGGATCGTCGGTTAGACATACCAGAAGGCCTTGATCCCCGAGTCTCATCCATCATCCATGATTGCTGGCAAAG TGACCCTGACTGCCGGCCTTCCTTTAAAGACATAATTATTAGAACAAGGGAGCTGATTCAGAGAGCTGCAACAGTGTCTTGA
- the LOC122666192 gene encoding probable serine/threonine-protein kinase DDB_G0278509 isoform X1, translating into MADGESRAGLYRVLLNRFRDLEVSHAKLREQFQLLLGETQEEQRKRRGEERSSSSSDSSGFDHLPGFLLSKTPYRNVLESMGHAVHVCRISSGDIIYWNRSAEKLYGWKDYEVLGRRASDLLIREENYASLKKIMEGLSTGRSWSGQFPFKKRSGEKFMAIVTESPLYEDGELVGVITVSSDAALFSNIYSEKVRTYLDRAHGQPREQGLNMKKIQWQPQPHISLVPQNASSVTNLTSKVFSLGRGEDACVSTVKEEPALHTEDLESVKTGKPEDKLFERGADVTVREDYGNVAEHGSNSMTSVLSITSNPLRVPETAIDHCTVGVDNKNVEPSKSNSVYAVKSLYSNGHRINSSFEECSSTTDNNPSVTSWLESCKCSGVSRTGIPLPRLGLEWKGKEQIQPDTVNCEALESEGTTKEPEVLPSSTFLSSGESVASSHASLSTNEDKESTSMIDWEINWEDLHLGEEIGQGSFGVVYRGIWNGSDVALKVYFANEYHEGILLDYKKEIGIMLRLRHPNVLLFMGAVYSPERLAIVTEFLPRGSLFKTLQRNNLSLDMRRRLRMALDVARGMNYLHNRNPPIVHRDLKSSNLLVDKNWTVKVGDFGLSKLKDATFLTAKSGGGTPQWMAPEVLRNEPSDEKSDVFSFGVILWELMTESIPWAHLNSLQVVGVVGFMDRRLDIPEGLDPRVSSIIHDCWQSDPDCRPSFKDIIIRTRELIQRAATVS; encoded by the exons ATGGCTGACGGAGAATCTCGTGCTGGTCTCTATCGAGTTTTGTTAAATCGATTTCGAGACTTGGAGGTGAGTCACGCGAAGCTCAGAGAGCAGTTCCAATTGTTGTTAGGAGAGACTCAAGAAGAGCagaggaaaagaagaggtgaagaaaggtcttcatcatcatcggaTTCCTCTGGTTTTGATCATCTTCCAGGTTTCTTATTGTCGAAAACTCCTTACCGAAACGTGTTGGAGTCCATGGGACATGCTGTCCATGTCTGCAGGATTTCTTCTGGGGATATCATTTACTG GAATCGTTCTGCTGAGAAACTCTATGGATGGAAGGACTATGAAGTACTTGGGCGAAGAGCTAGTGATCTGCTTATCAGGGAAGAAAACTATGCATCCCTCAAGAAAATCATGGAAGGATTGAGCACTGGTCGATCATGGTCAGGTCAGTTTCCTTTTAAGAAGAGGTCCGGTGAGAAATTTATGGCGATAGTGACAGAAAGCCCTTTATATGAGGATGGTGAGCTTGTTGGTGTTATTACTGTCTCAAGTGATGCAGCTTTATTTAGTAATATATACTCGGAAAAAGTAAGAACATATCTGGATCGTGCCCATGGCCAACCTAGAGAACAGGGGTTAAACATGAAAAAGATTCAGTGGCAACCACAACCGCACATTTCACTGGTGCCACAAAATGCATCGTCTGTTACAAATCTG ACCTCAAAAGTCTTCTCACTTGGACGTGGAGAAGATGCTTGTGTGAGTACTGTCAAAGAAGAACCAGCGTTACATACTGAAGACTTGGAATCAGTAAAAACTGGAAAGCCA GAAGATAAGTTATTTGAACGGGGAGCCGATGTTACTGTACGAGAAGATTATGGGAATGTTGCAGAACATGGTTCAAATTCTATGACCAGTGTGCTGTCAATTACTTCGAACCCCCTAAGAGTTCCAGAAACTGCTATAGATCACTGCACTGTTGGTGTGGACAACAAGAACGTAGAACCTAGTAAGAGCAATTCTGTTTATGCTGTTAAAAGTCTATATTCAAATGGCCACAGGATTAATAGTTCTTTTGAGGAATGTTCCTCCACCACAGACAATAATCCTTCTGTGACCTCTTGGTTGGAGAGTTGCAAGTGTTCTGGGGTGTCCAGAACTGGAATTCCATTGCCTCGATTAGGCCTTGAATGGAAGGGAAAGGAGCAGATACAACCCGATACAGTGAACTGTGAAGCTTTAGAGTCAGAAGGTACAACAAAAGAGCCAGAAGTGTTGCCATCTTCAACTTTTCTGAGTTCAGGGGAGAGTGTTGCTAGTAGCCATGCGAGTTTATCAACAAATGAAGATAAAGAATCAACCTCGATGATCGACTGGGAGATTAATTGGGAAGACCTGCATTTAGGGGAAGAAATTGGGCAAG GTTCATTCGGTGTTGTATATCGAGGAATTTGGAATGGATCG gATGTTGCTCTAAAAGTTTACTTTGCCAATGAATATCATGAGGGAATTTTATTGGATTACAAAAAAGAG ATTGGTATAATGCTAAGACTGAGACATCCAAATGTATTGCTGTTCATGGGGGCAGTGTATTCCCCTGAACGGCTTGCTATAGTGACAGAGTTCTTACCCAG GGGAAGCCTATTTAAAACGTTACAGAGGAACAATCTGTCATTGGATATGAGACGGCGTTTGAGGATGGCACTTGATGTT GCCCGGGGTATGAACTATTTGCATAACCGGAATCCTCCAATAGTTCATAGAGACCTGAAATCTTCAAATTTACTTGTTGACAAAAACTGGACAGTCAAG GTTGGAGATTTTGGCCTATCAAAGTTGAAGGATGCTACCTTCTTAACCGCAAAATCTGGAGGAGGGACA CCCCAGTGGATGGCACCTGAAGTGCTCCGGAATGAACCTTCGGATGAAAA GTCCGATGTGTTCAGCTTCGGTGTCATTCTATGGGAATTAATGACTGAATCCATTCCATGGGCTCACTTAAACTCTTTGCAG GTTGTTGGTGTTGTAGGTTTCATGGATCGTCGGTTAGACATACCAGAAGGCCTTGATCCCCGAGTCTCATCCATCATCCATGATTGCTGGCAAAG TGACCCTGACTGCCGGCCTTCCTTTAAAGACATAATTATTAGAACAAGGGAGCTGATTCAGAGAGCTGCAACAGTGTCTTGA
- the LOC122666192 gene encoding uncharacterized protein LOC122666192 isoform X4, translating into MADGESRAGLYRVLLNRFRDLEVSHAKLREQFQLLLGETQEEQRKRRGEERSSSSSDSSGFDHLPGFLLSKTPYRNVLESMGHAVHVCRISSGDIIYWNRSAEKLYGWKDYEVLGRRASDLLIREENYASLKKIMEGLSTGRSWSGQFPFKKRSGEKFMAIVTESPLYEDGELVGVITVSSDAALFSNIYSEKVRTYLDRAHGQPREQGLNMKKIQWQPQPHISLVPQNASSVTNLTSKVFSLGRGEDACVSTVKEEPALHTEDLESVKTGKPEDKLFERGADVTVREDYGNVAEHGSNSMTSVLSITSNPLRVPETAIDHCTVGVDNKNVEPSKSNSVYAVKSLYSNGHRINSSFEECSSTTDNNPSVTSWLESCKCSGVSRTGIPLPRLGLEWKGKEQIQPDTVNCEALESEGTTKEPEVLPSSTFLSSGESVASSHASLSTNEDKESTSMIDWEINWEDLHLGEEIGQGSFGVVYRGIWNGSDVALKVYFANEYHEGILLDYKKEIGIMLRLRHPNVLLFMGAVYSPERLAIVTEFLPRGSLFKTLQRNNLSLDMRRRLRMALDVARGMNYLHNRNPPIVHRDLKSSNLLVDKNWTVKVGDFGLSKLKDATFLTAKSGGGTVRCVQLRCHSMGIND; encoded by the exons ATGGCTGACGGAGAATCTCGTGCTGGTCTCTATCGAGTTTTGTTAAATCGATTTCGAGACTTGGAGGTGAGTCACGCGAAGCTCAGAGAGCAGTTCCAATTGTTGTTAGGAGAGACTCAAGAAGAGCagaggaaaagaagaggtgaagaaaggtcttcatcatcatcggaTTCCTCTGGTTTTGATCATCTTCCAGGTTTCTTATTGTCGAAAACTCCTTACCGAAACGTGTTGGAGTCCATGGGACATGCTGTCCATGTCTGCAGGATTTCTTCTGGGGATATCATTTACTG GAATCGTTCTGCTGAGAAACTCTATGGATGGAAGGACTATGAAGTACTTGGGCGAAGAGCTAGTGATCTGCTTATCAGGGAAGAAAACTATGCATCCCTCAAGAAAATCATGGAAGGATTGAGCACTGGTCGATCATGGTCAGGTCAGTTTCCTTTTAAGAAGAGGTCCGGTGAGAAATTTATGGCGATAGTGACAGAAAGCCCTTTATATGAGGATGGTGAGCTTGTTGGTGTTATTACTGTCTCAAGTGATGCAGCTTTATTTAGTAATATATACTCGGAAAAAGTAAGAACATATCTGGATCGTGCCCATGGCCAACCTAGAGAACAGGGGTTAAACATGAAAAAGATTCAGTGGCAACCACAACCGCACATTTCACTGGTGCCACAAAATGCATCGTCTGTTACAAATCTG ACCTCAAAAGTCTTCTCACTTGGACGTGGAGAAGATGCTTGTGTGAGTACTGTCAAAGAAGAACCAGCGTTACATACTGAAGACTTGGAATCAGTAAAAACTGGAAAGCCA GAAGATAAGTTATTTGAACGGGGAGCCGATGTTACTGTACGAGAAGATTATGGGAATGTTGCAGAACATGGTTCAAATTCTATGACCAGTGTGCTGTCAATTACTTCGAACCCCCTAAGAGTTCCAGAAACTGCTATAGATCACTGCACTGTTGGTGTGGACAACAAGAACGTAGAACCTAGTAAGAGCAATTCTGTTTATGCTGTTAAAAGTCTATATTCAAATGGCCACAGGATTAATAGTTCTTTTGAGGAATGTTCCTCCACCACAGACAATAATCCTTCTGTGACCTCTTGGTTGGAGAGTTGCAAGTGTTCTGGGGTGTCCAGAACTGGAATTCCATTGCCTCGATTAGGCCTTGAATGGAAGGGAAAGGAGCAGATACAACCCGATACAGTGAACTGTGAAGCTTTAGAGTCAGAAGGTACAACAAAAGAGCCAGAAGTGTTGCCATCTTCAACTTTTCTGAGTTCAGGGGAGAGTGTTGCTAGTAGCCATGCGAGTTTATCAACAAATGAAGATAAAGAATCAACCTCGATGATCGACTGGGAGATTAATTGGGAAGACCTGCATTTAGGGGAAGAAATTGGGCAAG GTTCATTCGGTGTTGTATATCGAGGAATTTGGAATGGATCG gATGTTGCTCTAAAAGTTTACTTTGCCAATGAATATCATGAGGGAATTTTATTGGATTACAAAAAAGAG ATTGGTATAATGCTAAGACTGAGACATCCAAATGTATTGCTGTTCATGGGGGCAGTGTATTCCCCTGAACGGCTTGCTATAGTGACAGAGTTCTTACCCAG GGGAAGCCTATTTAAAACGTTACAGAGGAACAATCTGTCATTGGATATGAGACGGCGTTTGAGGATGGCACTTGATGTT GCCCGGGGTATGAACTATTTGCATAACCGGAATCCTCCAATAGTTCATAGAGACCTGAAATCTTCAAATTTACTTGTTGACAAAAACTGGACAGTCAAG GTTGGAGATTTTGGCCTATCAAAGTTGAAGGATGCTACCTTCTTAACCGCAAAATCTGGAGGAGGGACA GTCCGATGTGTTCAGCTTCGGTGTCATTCTATGGGAATTAATGACTGA